A genome region from Manihot esculenta cultivar AM560-2 chromosome 5, M.esculenta_v8, whole genome shotgun sequence includes the following:
- the LOC110614513 gene encoding glycine-rich cell wall structural protein 1.8, translated as MGELLNGLVEKQVDMLHSPLQFSWFESLGVSRIIFELFLNLMDKTVSKRLLDKDHIVIYKGDGGGVTSRGVRAHISNKVAVGLKRGVGVGGGGDSGSGVKQGGVGGEFKVDGSTSNNIETGGVSVRVGSGSVSNKESHGGGDSSLGLEGDTDNGVGGGKSGGVGGGGSVDNVGSRSGGGDSRSRGDQGGVGESVGGNVGVGGGGSLGAGGGSSIGVWGGRGTANNIGVGGGVSGEDGGGGGIGNRRFHGSRGDNLGAVGGVGGRLGGNGSVGNGESHVSKRRLHPTPKRQMNHESDKGAASSEGTLGAGRGTSVGVGGSNGNNVAGVGGDTSGGINEAGGASGNIGVEGGVNGVGGGVGSGGCYGGGSGLSGIIGNTSASSGVGRASGIDNGGSRGSGNGSLGAKDSASGGVGGDGELGVGGGASGGISRGEGNGGSHGGGGGLRDGEGTSSGVGGGSNISVGGGGGLGAAGGVSGGGVGGSGVIIGNISIGGGIGGIGNARSRDSESNGLRAGSDASGGVREGGGLGVGGGVNSGISRDGSSNGSIRAGEGINGEVGRGGSISSGGSHDSKGGLGAGRGTVNGVEGASNFNVGGGTDLGVVGGTSGGSRVREGGGPVGNISVGGGIDGGVRGAGSIRNEGSHGNGSSSLVVGGSVGSGVRGDVGLGVRGGASDGISGGRDTGSNIRAGGGTSEGVGGDGGGGLGATGDANGSGEAVFGGGVGGGISGEFDKGEGISGNIGSGGGTNGGVEGAGSVSSGGTHGGGGALGVGGGTDSRIGGGDSGSLGDVGGVHNGGEIGKGGDTIGNISIGGRVGRTSGIDNWRIVVGEMVV; from the exons ATGGGTGAACTTTTGAACGGCCTTGTAGAGAAGCAGGTAGACATGCTGCACTCACCACTTCAATTTTCTTGGTTTGAATCTCTAGGTGTTTCAAGAATTATCTTTGAACTTTTTCTCAACTTAATGGACAAAACAGTGTCGAA ACGATTGCTTGATAAGGACCATATTGTTATCTATAAAGGCGATGGTGGTGGTGTTACTAGTCGAGGTGTTAGAGCTCATATAAGCAATAAGGTAGCAGTTGGTTTAAAAAGGGGTGTTGGTGTTGGTGGAGGTGGAGATAGTGGTTCAGGAGTAAAGCAGGGAGGTGTTGGTGGTGAGTTTAAGGTAGATGGAAGTACTAGTAATAATATAGAAACTGGAGGTGTTAGTGTTAGAGTTGGAAGTGGCAGTGTTAGTAATAAGGAAAGTCATGGTGGTGGAGATAGTAGCTTAGGACTAGAGGGAGATACCGATAATGGAGTTGGGGGAGGTAAGAGTGGAGGAGTTGGGGGAGGTGGTAGTGTTGATAACGTAGGAAGTCGTAGTGGTGGAGGCGATTCAAGATCTAGGGGAGATCAAGGTGGAGTTGGAGAAAGTGTTGGTGGCAATGTTGGTGTTGGTGGAGGTGGTAGTTTAGGAGCTGGAGGAGGTTCTAGTATTGGTGTTTGGGGAGGTAGAGGTACTGCTAACAATATAGGAGTAGGGGGAGGTGTTAGTGGTGAAGATGGAGGAGGTGGTGGTATTGGTAATAGGAGATTTCATGGAAGTAGAGGTGATAATTTAGGAGCAGTGGGAGGTGTTGGTGGTAGACTTGGAGGAAATGGTAGTGTTGGTAACGGAGAAAGTCATG taTCAAAAAGACGCCTTCACCCAACACCCAAACGGCAAATGAACCACGAATCTGACAAGGGAGCTGCAAG TAGTGAAGGTACTTTAGGAGCTGGGAGAGGTACAAGTGTTGGAGTAGGAGGTAGCAATGGCAATAATGTTGCTGGTGTTGGAGGAGATACAAGTGGTGGAATCAATGAAGCTGGAGGTGCTAGTGGTAATATAGGGGTGGAGGGAGGTGTTAATGGAGTTGGAGGAGGTGTTGGTAGTGGAGGATGTTATGGTGGTGGAAGTGGTTTAAGTGGTATTATTGGAAATACTAGTGCTAGTAGCGGAGTTGGAAGAGCTAGTGGTATTGATAATGGAGGAAGTCGTGGCAGTGGAAATGGAAGTTTAGGAGCCAAAGACAGTGCTAGTGGTGGAGTTGGAGGAGATGGTGAATTAGGAGTTGGAGGAGGTGCAAGTGGTGGAATAAGCAGAGGTGAAG GTAATGGAGGGAGTcatggtggtggaggtggctTAAGAGATGGAGAAGGTACAAGTAGTGGAGTTGGAGGAGGTAGCAATATTAGTGTTGGAGGAGGTGGTGGTTTAGGAGCTGCAGGAGGTGTTAGTGGTGGTGGGGTTGGGGGAAGTGGAGTTATTATTGGTAATATAAGTATTGGTGGTGGAATTGGTGGTATCGGTAATGCGAGAAGTCGTGATAGTGAAAGTAATGGTTTAAGAGCTGGGAGTGATGCTAGTGGTGGAGTTCGAGAAGGTGGTGGATTAGGAGTTGGAGGAGGTGTAAATAGTGGAATAAGCAGAGATGGAAGTAGCAATGGTAGTATAAGAGCTGGGGAAGGGATTAATGGAGAAGTTGGAAGAGGTGGTAGTATAAGTAGTGGAGGGAGTCATGATAGTAAAGGTGGTTTAGGAGCTGGGAGAGGTACAGTTAATGGAGTCGAAGGAGCTAGCAATTTTAATGTTGGTGGAGGTACTGATTTAGGAGTTGTAGGAGGCACTAGTGGTGGTAGTAGGGTCAGAGAAGGTGGAGGTCCTGTTGGTAATATATCTGTTGGTGGGGGTATTGATGGTGGAGTTAGAGGAGCTGGTAGTATCAGAAACGAAGGAAGTCATGGTAATGGAAGTAGTAGTTTAGTAGTTGGGGGTAGTGTTGGTAGTGGAGTTAGAGGAGATGTTGGATTAGGAGTTAGAGGAGGAGCAAGTGATGGAATTAGTGGAGGTAGAGATACTGGTAGTAATATAAGAGCAGGGGGAGGTACTAGTGAAGGAGTTGGAGGAGATGGTGGTGGTGGTTTAGGAGCTACAGGAGATGCTAATGGTAGTGGTGAG GCAGTGTTTGGTGGTGGAGTTGGAGGAGGCATAAGTGGTGAATTTGACAAAGGTGAAGGTATCAGTGGCAATATAGGAAGTGGGGGAGGTACCAATGGAGGAGTTGAAGGAGCTGGTAGTGTTAGTAGTGGAGGAACTcatggtggtggaggtgctttAGGAGTTGGGGGAGGTACAGATAGTAGAATTGGAGGAGGTGATAGCGGTAGTTTAGGAGATGTAGGAGGTGTTCATAATGGTGGCGAGATTGGAAAAGGTGGAGATACTATTGGAAATATCAGTATTGGTGGTAGAGTTGGAAGAACTAGTGGTATTGATAATTGGAGAATTGTGGTAGGGGAAATGGTAGTTTAG